Within Anaerolineae bacterium, the genomic segment GCCAGGCCATCAGCCGCGCGGTGTCCGACCAGGGCCGCACCATCCGCCTGCCGGTGCACATGGGCGACAGCATCCGCATGCTGTACCGCGTGGCCCGGCAGTTGGAGCAGGAGCTGGGCCGGCCGGCGACCCCCGAGGAGCTTGCCGAGGCGATGCATCTGTCTCCGGAACGGGTGCGCTGGATGCTGCGCATCTCCCGCCGGACCCTCTCCCTGGAGGAGCCGGTCGGTGAAGAGGAAGAGACGGAGCTGGGCAGCTTCATCGAGGACGAGAGCACGCCCCCACCGCCGGAGACGGTGGACCGCGCCTTACTGCGGGAAAAGATCGAGGAGCTGTTGGACACACTGCCGGCGCGCGAGGCCCGCGTCCTGCGCCTGCGCTTCGGCCTGCACGACGGCCACTACTACACCTTAGAAGAGGTGGGCCGCAAGTTCGGGCTGACGCGGGAGCGCATCCGCCAGATCGAGGTACAGGCTCTCAACCGCCTGCGCCATCCGCGGCGCAGCCGGCAGTTGCGCGATTTTCTGTGATGATTGCGGGGCGCGCAGTCTCCCTGCGCGCCCCTTTTCATGCCATCAAATTGATTCTGTGAGGAGGGGTATGGCGAAACAGGAGGAGAAGCTCGAAGTCGAAGGCACGGTGGTCGAGGCTCTGCCGAACACCATGTTCCGCGTGCGGCTGGACACCGGCCATGAAGTGCTGGCGTACCTGTCCGGGCGCATGCGCAAGTACTACATCCGGGTACTGCTCGGGGACCGCGTGCGCGTGGAAATGTCCCCGTATGATTTGACGCGCGGGCGCATCACATACCGTTATAAGAAGCCCAGCGAGGGATAGCGCCGGCGCGTACCTCTATTTCCCCGCAATTATCATGCACACGGGCCAGGTCATCCGCCTAGGCGGTGCCTGGCATTCTTTTTCCCCAGCTCCCGCATGGCGCGGTACACCTTTTCCGGCGTCGCCGGCAAACTGTCTATCCATACGCCCACCGCATCGTGGATGGCGTTGATGATGGCCGGCGCCGTCGGGAGGGTGGGCGTCTCCCCCAGGCCCGTAGCCCCGAACGGCCCGGTGGGGTCCGGTATTTCCACATTGCGGTGGATCAGCTCACGGGGCATGTCCAGCATGGTGGGGATCTGATAGCCCGTGAAGCTCTGGGTGATGATCT encodes:
- the infA gene encoding translation initiation factor IF-1, with the translated sequence MAKQEEKLEVEGTVVEALPNTMFRVRLDTGHEVLAYLSGRMRKYYIRVLLGDRVRVEMSPYDLTRGRITYRYKKPSEG